A section of the Hemitrygon akajei chromosome 8, sHemAka1.3, whole genome shotgun sequence genome encodes:
- the LOC140731927 gene encoding uncharacterized protein, producing the protein MKIGGVKDEDEEEDGGGGVTYPDWAYKPDSSPGSRQVQLWHFILDLLRREEFREVIAWQGDFGEFVIKDPDEVARLWGARKCKPQMNYDKLSRALRYYYSKRILNKTKGKRFTYKFNLSTLVMVSQTLAGLRDGGVIMPRSAPPIPSAYPLHRALVPLSPGVSRATRGSVSDGSAGTPEELAGTATTYPFMSPLLCPESASPFSPLPRHPRQGPISPPAAAHHFTFSPEETFLYLRGGLQVVPAFPPGLCRLPGSPGPVPARPTPAEGPEAGFQLQPPPPGRRAPGLERPVGLAPAVGQLPSERPRKQCSPLPSPCMPPKLRFKRQRAEETSPVDSPHPGHWAPLHN; encoded by the exons ATGAAGATTGGCGGAGTGAAGGACGAGGACGaggaggaagatggaggaggag GTGTGACCTACCCGGACtgggcctacaaacctgactccaGCCCTGGGAGCCGGCAGGTCCAGCTCTGGCACTTCATCCTGGACCTCCTGCGGAGGGAGGAATTCCGCGAGGTGATTGCCTGGCAGGGCGATTTTGGAGAGTTTGTCATCAAGGACCCCGATGAGGTGGCTCGCCTGTGGGGAGCGAGGAAGTGCAAGCCCCAGATGAACTATGATAAACTCAGCAGGGCCCTCAG GTATTACTACAGCAAGCGGATCCTCAACAAGACCAAGGGCAAGAGGTTTACCTACAAATTCAACTTGAGCACTCTGGTGATGGTCAGCCAGACCCTTGCAGGCCTACGAGATGGCG GTGTGATCATGCCTCGCAGTGCCCCCCCCATCCCGTCAGCCTACCCTTTGCACCGAGCCCTTGTACCCCTGTCTCCGGGGGTTTCACGAGCGACCCGTGGTTCGGTGTCCGATGGCAGTGCAGGGACACCCGAAGAGCTGGCAGGGACGGCCACCACCTATCCCTTCATGTCTCCGCTGCTGTGCCCGGAGTCCGCCAGCCCCTTCTCTCCGCTCCCTCGTCACCCTCGGCAGGGGCCCATCTCGCCCCCGGCGGCagcccatcacttcaccttcagCCCCGAGGAGACCTTCCTCTACCTCCGGGGTGGCCTCCAGGTTGTACCCGCCTTTCCGCCCGGCCTTTGCCGTCTGCCTGGCTCGCCGGGGCCCGTCCCTGCGAGGCCCACCCCGGCAGAAGGGCCAGAGGCTGGATTCCAGCTCCAGCCTCCACCGCCAGGCCGCAGGGCCCCAGGGCTGGAGCGGCCGGTGGGCCTGGCACCTGCTGTGGGCCAGCTCCCAAGTGAGCGGCCCAGGAAGCAGTGCTCCCCCTTGCCCTCACCCTGCATGCCACCTAAGCTGCGCTTCAAGAGGCAGCGGGCGGAGGAAACGAGTCCAGTTGACTCCCCCCACCCTGGCCACTGGGCTCCCCTTCATAACTGA